The Natrinema caseinilyticum genomic sequence GCCGTCCTCGTCCCACCCGGGTCGGGCGACGACATTCAAACGCTGAAAGCGGGCATCCTCGAGATCGCCGATATCTTCGTCGTCAACAAAGCCGACCGGGACGGCGCGGACCGGACCGTCCAGGAACTGCGTGAGATGGTCCACCTCGGCGAGGAAAGCGGGATCGCCGGCGGAGGCGGTGGTCACCACGGTGTCGACGCGACGGGCGGCGGTGTCGACTCGGGCGGGGCCGACGGGGTAGACGGCCCGGACGACGACTGGACACCGCCCATCGTCGAAACGGTCGCAACGACGGGGACCGGCGTCGACGAGTTCATCGATCAACTCGCGACCCACCGCGCGCACCTCGTCGACTCCGGCGCCCTCGCCGAGAAGGTACGCACGCGCTACGCCGAAGAGATCCGCACGCTGCTGCGCGAGGACGTCCACGCCATGCTCGAAGCCGAACTCGCCGAACGAGGCGGGGTCGACGACCTCGCCGAAGCCGTCCGTCGGGGCGAGACCGATCCCTATTCAATCGTGACCGACGTCCTCGAACCCGTCGAGGACTGTCTCGGGGACATAGAGACCGAGGCCGGCGCGGCCTCGAGAACGGAGTAGCGTCGGTCCGCACCCGGTCGTGCTGGGCCGTCGCGTGTGCCCCGACACGAAGATCGTCCGGGGGCACGGTCGTGGCTCGTCTCTCGTCGGACGATCGACGCTCCTTCGTTGCAGGTTCTGACCCTAATCCCGGGG encodes the following:
- the meaB gene encoding methylmalonyl Co-A mutase-associated GTPase MeaB — its product is MDSDDESLLEALLAGEHRALARVISKIENRSSGYRELVSELYAHTGNADVIGITGSPGAGKSTLVDKLAEAYRERGETVGIIAIDPSSPFTGGAVLGDRIRMASTVGDMDVFVRSMSARGTLGGLSTATADAVKAMDAFGKDKIIIETVGAGQNEIDIVRTADSVAVLVPPGSGDDIQTLKAGILEIADIFVVNKADRDGADRTVQELREMVHLGEESGIAGGGGGHHGVDATGGGVDSGGADGVDGPDDDWTPPIVETVATTGTGVDEFIDQLATHRAHLVDSGALAEKVRTRYAEEIRTLLREDVHAMLEAELAERGGVDDLAEAVRRGETDPYSIVTDVLEPVEDCLGDIETEAGAASRTE